TATCTAGAAGATAACGACTGATCCATCTCTTACCCCTTAAATAGTAAACACATGAATACATTAATACAGCTTACATTTGAGTACAAAGGTGATACTTTCTGAATCCATGGTATATAAATACATACTTTAAATATAATAAAATTATAATTTTTCTCCAACTTTAGCTCACATTGTTCATGTATCTGTTAAATAACATTCCTGCATTTATTCATGTTTAATTACTCAGATGATTCACTCAGTGGTGTGCTTATGCTTGATAAAAAGCTATGTTCATGACTAAACAGTGTGCACagtaacactgaaacacacacacacacacacacgctctcatctCAACTGTGTACCATAATAATTTAACCACACCCACATCTCCGCTACACTTTTTGAATAACGTTGAAGAGTAATAAATATTTTACCTAATTTTTAATTGTATTCAGCAGCGTGGCCCAAGCCCAGGCCCGATACCCCTCATGTTCTGTCCAGTTGCCTCCTGACTCTGGGAAGGAAGTAGTTGCCCCGTCTCTCTACTTCACTGATGTCATGCTCTCTCTGCTTCCTGACTCTGGCGAGGTCGTCACTCCAGTGCTTTGGAGCGATGACCGAGGTCACCGAGGTCATCACACCACCACCCTTCACTGCTGAAGTCAGTGCCCTGCCGCCCTGTTCCATCACTCTGCTGTCACAATTTCTGTGCCACACCTGCCCTGGGAACCCTGGGAACTTGTGGACATTCTGTCCAGGGGCCCAAGACCCCCTGGTTTGACACTTTCGGAACCTCTTCCTGCCTCTTCACCACCTGAACATCACAATATGAATCAAATGCTCTTTTTAGTCCTTGAGTAAAACCAATAAATGGAATGAATTTTACATGTAATGCAAATGTATCTTATCTTATCTAGAAACCAAAATACAATATGATGGTGTGTGCCAACATATACTGTATACTCCAGTGCTAAAAGGCTTAGAAATGTatgagagtgtgcgtgtgtgtgtgtgtgtgtgtttgggtcacAATGCATTTCACAAACCACAGTTCATGTTATGCTGAAGTGCTACATCTGAGACACGGGAAACCAGCCAACCACAGCTGCTCATGCTGAATCACAGGGCAGCGTATCACACTGATCAAATATTCACAAGTTTATTTTCTCACATTAATGTTTTTTGTTAAGAAATCATTCAGTTCACTCAGTGGTGTGTTATAACTTTATTTGAATCCGAATCACATTAAGCATCAGTAACATCCATAAGCATCATAATAAATGGTGTGTGTTGCATCTCAGTTGCAGCATTAAGatgctttaagcttttcattcgatgGCGACTTCATGAACACACAGTCTGGAGTGCTTAGGAGTagtaacactgaaacacacacacatcaatgcaATCTCAATCTACTCTCATCTCATTTAGAAATGGATTTAATTTCACTTTTATAAAAATTAAaatcatggaataaaacagtaatcCATGTGTAATTGTCAGATACTCACATGAAGCCTTTCTTTGGACAGCATGAGTCTGTCTTTTTAGCCTCCAGGATCTTTTCGGGAGGAATTTTGCCAGTGAAAAACTCAAAACAGCATTCTGTCAGCACTCCGTTACATTTAAAAACTAAAGCTGAGTGAGACAGAGATGAGGTGATTTAGTCAAATAGAAactcataataaaataaatgtgcatAAATGTCATATAAAAATAATCCATCTTTCAGATCTTTAGTAAATGAACAAGTTTTGATGTGATCTTACAActactactgataataataataatagggcggcacggtggtgtagtggttagcgctgtcgcctcacagcaagaaggtccgggtttgagccccgtggccggcgagggcctttctgtgcggagtttgcatgttgtccgcgtgggtttcctccgggtgctccggtttcccccacagtccaaagacatgcaggttaggtgaactggtgactctaaattgagcgtaggtgtgagtgtgaatggttgtctgtgtctatgtgtcagccctgtgatgacctggcgacttgtccagggtgtaccctgcctttcgcccgtagtcagctgggataggctccagcttgcctgcgaccctgtagaacaggataaagcggctacagataatgagatgagataataataatttttattcaTCCCGGAAACTCAGATATGTTTTTTAGACACATTGCATGTTACGTGTTACTGTCCACATTGTTCCCgtgtagaacacatttttatttcacaggtaggacaactgtaatcattgttgctttacagtatatacactgagtaaccacttatcaagtccatatcctctattagtcactctgaaggtggaacattaataagtattatacatcagttaataccaaataaaaattgtttgtgtgtgagtgtgtgtagtttatactgtacatatttactTCTACTTCTTATGTAACTGTTGTACTGctacataaaatgtgtgtattaaaCTCACGCTGAGCATCTGAGTAGAGCCCCATGATCAGGACGAAGCCCAGGACCAAAAACGCATGACTCATCTTCATGTTTTCAGCAGATGTGAAGATCTGATCTCTTCTCTCTCGAACATCAAATTTGTTTTTGATGTTGAGTTTAGCAGTATAGCTTGATTTTAAACCATCTAAGTCTGGTTTCCCCTCCACCCCCCGTACCTCTACACACATCTAATCAACCCACCACTTCCTCTACTCAGGCTCTAAAGTTTATCGAGAAGATAACGACTGATCCATCTCTTACCCCTTAAATATTAAACACATGAATACATTAATACAGCTTATATTTTCATACAAAAGGTGATACTTTCTGAATCCATGGTCTATAAATACAtactttcaaaataataaaattataatTTTTCTCCAACTTTAGCTCACATTGCTCATGTATCTGTTAGATAACATTCCTGCATTTATTCATGTTTAATAAATCAGATGATTCACTCAGTGGTGTGCTTATGGTTGATAAAGCTATGTTCATGACTAAACAGTGtgcacagtaacacacacacacacacgctctcatctCAAGAGCATCTCAGAAAAATTCATGCATGTAGTACTTTCACCCTGTGGGTACCCAATCTGCACTCACTGCTTGATTTGTGCTGCATGTACTGTGTACCATAATAATTTAGCCACACCCACATCTTAACTACACTTTTTGAATAATGTtgatgtaaataaataatttacctAATTTTTAATCATATTCTGCATGGCCCAAGCCCAAGCCAGATACCCCTCATGTCCTGTCCAGTCGCCTCCTGACTCTGGGAAGGAAGTAGTTGCCCCGCCTCTCTATTTCACTGATGTCATGCTGTCTGTGCTTCCTGACTCTGGTGAGGTCATCACTCCAGTGCTCTGGAGTGATGACCGAGGTCACCACACTACCACCCTTAACTGCTGAAATCAGTGCCCTGCCGCCCTGttgtggtggagtccaaactctttagagacggttttgtaaccttttccagcctgaagagcatcaacaacgctttttctgaagtcctcagaaatctcctttgttcgtgccatgatacacttccacaaacatgtgttttgaagatcagactttgaccgatccctgttctttaaataaaacagggtgcccactcacacctgattgtcatcctattgactgaaaacacctgactctaatatcaccttcaaattaactgctaatcctagaggttcacatacttttgccactcacagatatgtaatattggatcattttcctcaataaataaatgaccaagtataatatttttgtctcctttgtttaactgggttctctttatctacttttaggacttgtgtgaaaatctgatgatgttttaggtcatatttatgcagaaatatagaaaattctaaagggttcacaaactttcaagcaccactgtataaactaggtaaagtacacagttaaaatgaagcaatgtttctccaggaccatggtgctcctTTAAACATTACAGGACTGCAATCTACAATATAATATGAAGTGCAAGAATGTAAAGAGACcaacattgcagacaataaatgacacaaacaacataaagtgcagacacagacaatataaggtgcagagttgagtgtgcatattgaggtaggaTATGAAAAGGGAATCAATAAAtgtaaattttgtgtgtgtgagagagacattgtaaacattgtaaagcaatagtacatcattgtccactgtgcaaagactgcagtgtgagtggtgtgttcaacagtccgagtgtgtatcagtccagtccctcagagttgaggagtctgatagcATGTaggaagaaactgttacagagtctggctgtgaaggacCGAATGCTTCCGTgcctttttccagatggcaggagggtgaagagattgtatGAAGGGTGTGTGGGGTTGGCCACGATGCCGGTGGCTTAGCGgatgcagtgtgtggtgtaaatgtccatgatgGAGAGAAAATAGACTACGATgttcttctcagctgtcctctgtaggtgcatttgggtaattgaatgATCAatctcgggcggcacagtggtgtagtggttagcgctgtcgcctcacagcaagaaggtccgggttcgagccccggggccggcgagggcctttctgtgcggagtttgcatgttctccccgtgtccgcgtgggtttcctccgggtgctccggtttcccccacagtccaaagacatgcaggttaggttaaatggtgactctaaattgaccgtaggtgtgaatggttgtctgtgtctatgtgtcggccctgtgatgacttgtccagggtgtaccccgccttttgcccgtagtcagctgggataggctccagcttgcctgcgaccctgtaggacaggataaagcggctagagatgatgagatgagatgagtgatcagtctcattaaatttgaaggttaataattaaattgaatcagtctcatttgaattgttttcagtgaatcattttcattgaatcagtctcatattatcattaaatcactcatggaatctgtCTCATTAatcaataccattaattttggtgcttaataataaatcaccaaacagctaaattatggtatattccaaat
The Neoarius graeffei isolate fNeoGra1 chromosome 8, fNeoGra1.pri, whole genome shotgun sequence genome window above contains:
- the LOC132891023 gene encoding C-C motif chemokine 14-like, giving the protein MKMSHAFLVLGFVLIMGLYSDAQPLVFKCNGVLTECCFEFFTGKIPPEKILEAKKTDSCCPKKGFIVTTPKHSRLCVHEVAIE